The following proteins come from a genomic window of Elusimicrobiota bacterium:
- the rplC gene encoding 50S ribosomal protein L3 — translation MKAILAKKIGMTRVFSPKGEIVPVTVFQAGPCRVVQVKTPATDGYAALQLGFGDIRPKNFSKPEAGHFAKTNAVPTRWLQEFRLPSVDGFEAGMEIRVEQFAAGDIIDASGMIKGKGFAGAVKRHRFKGGPKTHGQSDRWRAPGSSGRERVWPGKRGPGHMGAEIKTIQRLLVVDVNPTENLMLVRGSVPGAPGTCVSLYKTTRPRRVKQAPAAVAKKAAKAAPAKSGKPEKK, via the coding sequence ATGAAAGCCATCCTGGCCAAGAAAATCGGGATGACCCGCGTGTTCAGCCCCAAAGGCGAAATCGTGCCGGTCACCGTTTTTCAAGCCGGGCCGTGCCGTGTGGTTCAGGTGAAAACCCCCGCCACCGACGGTTACGCCGCGTTGCAATTGGGTTTCGGCGACATCCGCCCCAAAAATTTCTCGAAGCCGGAAGCGGGGCACTTCGCCAAAACGAACGCCGTCCCGACGCGATGGCTGCAGGAGTTCCGCTTGCCGTCCGTGGATGGTTTTGAGGCCGGCATGGAAATCCGCGTCGAACAGTTCGCCGCGGGCGACATCATCGACGCGTCGGGAATGATCAAGGGAAAGGGCTTCGCCGGCGCGGTCAAGCGCCACCGGTTCAAAGGCGGTCCCAAAACCCACGGCCAGTCCGATCGCTGGCGCGCGCCGGGGTCTTCGGGGCGTGAACGCGTGTGGCCCGGCAAGCGCGGGCCCGGGCACATGGGCGCGGAAATCAAAACCATCCAGCGCTTGCTCGTGGTGGACGTGAACCCGACGGAAAATTTGATGCTGGTGCGGGGGTCGGTCCCCGGCGCGCCGGGCACCTGCGTGAGCCTGTACAAGACCACGCGGCCCCGCCGCGTGAAGCAAGCGCCCGCCGCGGTGGCGAAGAAAGCCGCGAAGGCCGCGCCCGCCAAGAGCGGCAAGCCGGAAAAGAAATAA
- the rplD gene encoding 50S ribosomal protein L4, with translation MSTVDVLNSKGQKAGSVELADAVFKVKAPSTLIHEVVTAYLANQRRGTHSTKTRGEVSGGGLKPWKQKHTGNARAGSIRSPLWRHGGITFGPKPRSYVQAVPPAKRRLALRAVLSSFVADGKLAVVDQFLLAEPKTKLVAAWAAALKLGPKTVVVVDDITPALDRATRNFAGLRLCRARDLTSYAALLADQLVFTKVALDQITARLDGSTPGVN, from the coding sequence ATGTCGACGGTAGACGTTTTGAATTCAAAAGGTCAGAAGGCCGGCAGCGTGGAGCTGGCGGACGCGGTGTTCAAGGTGAAAGCCCCTTCGACACTGATTCATGAGGTCGTGACCGCGTACCTCGCGAACCAGCGGCGCGGCACGCACTCCACAAAAACGCGCGGCGAAGTGTCCGGCGGCGGTTTGAAGCCGTGGAAACAAAAACACACCGGCAACGCCCGGGCGGGTTCGATCCGCTCGCCCCTGTGGCGCCACGGGGGGATCACGTTCGGTCCCAAACCGCGCAGCTACGTCCAAGCGGTCCCTCCGGCGAAGCGCCGGTTGGCCTTGCGGGCCGTTCTGTCGAGTTTTGTCGCCGACGGGAAATTGGCGGTGGTGGACCAATTTTTATTGGCGGAACCCAAAACCAAGCTGGTGGCCGCCTGGGCCGCCGCCTTGAAGCTGGGACCCAAGACGGTGGTGGTGGTCGACGACATCACGCCGGCGCTGGACCGGGCCACGCGCAACTTCGCGGGCCTGCGCCTGTGCCGCGCCCGCGACTTGACCAGCTACGCCGCCCTGCTGGCGGACCAGCTTGTCTTCACCAAGGTCGCCTTGGACCAAATCACCGCCCGTCTCGACGGGTCGACCCCGGGGGTCAACTGA
- the rplB gene encoding 50S ribosomal protein L2, whose translation MPMKTFKPYTPSRRAITVEDFSDLTKKAPEKALLQPLRKSGGRNNTGTVMVRFRGGGHKRMYRVVDFKRDKPGVPAKVAAIEYDPNRSARLALLHYKDGAKRYILHPVGLAVGDMVLSGPKAEIKTGNALSLANIPVGTVIHAVELIPGNGAQMARSAGASIQLMARENGYATLKMPSGEIRMVPDACFATVGQVGNTEHENLTIGNAGRNRHRGFKSHVRGTAMNAVDHPHGGGRGRSKGNNQPRSPWNQPAKGYKTRSPKSHHWMIVRRRTNAAESA comes from the coding sequence ATGCCGATGAAAACTTTCAAACCTTACACACCCTCCCGCCGTGCCATCACGGTGGAAGATTTCAGCGATTTGACAAAAAAAGCGCCCGAAAAGGCGCTGTTGCAGCCCCTGCGTAAATCCGGCGGCCGCAACAACACCGGAACCGTGATGGTCCGCTTCCGCGGCGGCGGGCACAAGCGGATGTACCGCGTCGTCGATTTCAAGCGCGACAAACCCGGCGTGCCGGCCAAAGTCGCCGCCATCGAGTACGACCCGAACCGCTCCGCCCGTCTGGCGCTCCTGCACTACAAAGACGGCGCCAAACGCTACATCTTGCATCCCGTGGGCCTCGCCGTGGGCGACATGGTCCTGTCGGGACCGAAAGCGGAAATCAAAACCGGCAACGCGCTCTCTTTGGCCAACATCCCCGTGGGAACCGTGATCCACGCGGTGGAACTGATTCCCGGCAACGGCGCCCAAATGGCCCGCTCGGCCGGCGCGTCCATTCAACTCATGGCCCGCGAAAACGGCTACGCCACGCTCAAGATGCCCTCCGGCGAAATCCGGATGGTGCCGGACGCCTGCTTCGCCACCGTCGGCCAGGTGGGCAACACGGAGCATGAAAATTTGACGATCGGGAACGCCGGCCGAAACCGTCACCGTGGTTTCAAATCCCACGTGCGCGGCACGGCGATGAACGCCGTCGACCACCCGCACGGCGGCGGCCGCGGCCGGTCCAAAGGCAACAACCAACCCCGGTCGCCTTGGAACCAGCCGGCGAAGGGCTACAAAACGCGGTCGCCCAAAAGCCATCACTGGATGATCGTTCGTCGGCGGACCAACGCCGCGGAATCGGCGTAA
- a CDS encoding 50S ribosomal protein L23: protein MGLATTQVLFRPVLTERSTLLREQNKYIFEVAPRATKGQIKDAVQTVFKVKVTAVNTMNMPGKLRRRGAHAGYQSDWKKAIVTLKQGQEIKHAEPQA, encoded by the coding sequence ATGGGTCTTGCCACGACGCAAGTTCTTTTCCGGCCGGTTTTGACGGAACGGTCGACGCTGTTGCGGGAGCAGAACAAATACATTTTTGAGGTCGCGCCGCGGGCCACCAAAGGCCAAATCAAGGACGCCGTGCAGACGGTGTTCAAGGTCAAGGTGACGGCCGTCAACACCATGAACATGCCCGGCAAGCTTCGCCGGCGCGGCGCCCACGCCGGCTACCAGTCGGATTGGAAAAAGGCCATCGTGACGTTGAAGCAAGGCCAGGAAATCAAGCACGCGGAGCCGCAGGCTTAA
- the rpsS gene encoding 30S ribosomal protein S19 codes for MSRSKKKGPFIDSNLVEKVETQRKNGDKKPIKTWARASTIAPDFVGIKFLVHNGRKHLEVFVTEQMVGHKLGEFAPTRYFKGHGEAHTKEAAAKT; via the coding sequence ATGTCGCGATCCAAAAAGAAGGGACCGTTCATCGATTCGAACCTGGTCGAGAAGGTCGAAACCCAGCGCAAGAACGGGGACAAAAAGCCCATCAAAACCTGGGCCCGCGCGAGCACCATCGCCCCGGACTTCGTGGGCATTAAATTTTTGGTGCACAACGGGCGCAAGCACCTCGAGGTGTTTGTGACCGAGCAGATGGTGGGACACAAGCTGGGCGAGTTTGCCCCGACGCGCTACTTCAAAGGCCACGGCGAAGCGCACACGAAGGAAGCCGCCGCCAAAACGTAA